Proteins encoded together in one Janthinobacterium tructae window:
- a CDS encoding undecaprenyl-diphosphate phosphatase codes for MDLILALKAIIMGLVEGFTEFLPISSTGHLILAGSLLDFTKDVSKEVMDVFEIAIQAGAILAVCWEYRQRIGSVLSTFSTEVKSRKFVLNVAIAFIPLAVIGLAIGKMIKHALFKPVPVAMAFIIGGIIILLVERRARINPVTVRVNSVDEMTALDALKVGCAQAFALIPGTSRSGSTIIGGMLLGLSRKTATEFSFFLAIPTLLAATAYSLYKARDILSATDVPLFGLGTVAAFISAFLCVRWLLRYISSHDFTFFAWYRIVFGLLVLASAHYGWVVWAE; via the coding sequence ATGGATCTCATTCTTGCGTTAAAAGCCATCATCATGGGGCTGGTCGAAGGTTTTACCGAATTCTTGCCGATTTCGTCCACCGGACATCTGATCCTGGCCGGCAGCCTGCTCGACTTTACCAAGGATGTCTCGAAAGAAGTCATGGATGTCTTCGAAATCGCCATTCAGGCCGGCGCCATCCTGGCCGTGTGCTGGGAATACCGCCAGCGCATCGGCAGTGTGCTGTCCACCTTCAGCACCGAGGTCAAATCGCGCAAGTTCGTGCTGAACGTGGCCATCGCCTTCATCCCGCTGGCCGTCATCGGACTGGCCATCGGCAAGATGATCAAGCACGCGCTGTTCAAGCCCGTGCCCGTCGCCATGGCCTTCATCATCGGCGGCATCATCATCCTGCTGGTGGAGCGCCGCGCGCGCATCAATCCCGTCACCGTGCGCGTCAACTCGGTCGATGAAATGACCGCGCTCGACGCCTTGAAAGTGGGTTGCGCGCAGGCGTTTGCGCTGATTCCCGGCACCAGCCGTTCCGGCTCGACCATCATCGGCGGCATGCTGCTGGGCCTGTCGCGCAAGACGGCTACCGAATTCTCGTTCTTCCTGGCCATCCCGACGTTGCTGGCCGCCACCGCCTATTCTCTGTACAAAGCGCGCGACATCCTGTCGGCCACCGACGTGCCCCTGTTCGGCCTGGGCACCGTGGCCGCCTTCATCTCCGCCTTCCTGTGCGTGCGCTGGCTGCTGCGTTACATCAGCTCGCACGACTTCACGTTTTTTGCCTGGTACCGCATTGTGTTTGGCTTGCTGGTCCTGGCCAGCGCCCACTACGGCTGGGTTGTTTGGGCAGAATAA